In the genome of Fusarium fujikuroi IMI 58289 draft genome, chromosome FFUJ_chr02, one region contains:
- a CDS encoding putative  C-like protein kinase, with amino-acid sequence MNDDDAIHSIHKKIEREKALINAANSMRAQTNNEAVRSRLDSQMRDGRRNLQFFEEKLRDIQMRRVNAGVGDMSLGGPSDEAGGPPAPPPKDSREDRGSDLMPPRHPYAPGPPGGTALPKPRQNFTKLDLIKYDTPHLGPRIQLMLSQIQFKLNVEEQYLKGIEKMVQLYGMEGDRKSKADAAARKVESKQKIILLKQALKRYEELHIDADVADAQDGELALQHFLLRRHIDKAADDSINAPNLRKPLSGQLSIRMLAIKDVDHLATGRFTRGPETFIAVKVEDTVMARTKATRNDRWEAEYHTIEVDKANEIELTVYDKPAEHAMPIAMLWVRISDIVEEMRRKRIEAEMNSSGWVSADRMGSTGGAPSQFPMSPSSGSFGPGSPAGGGAQGTETGPFGTAGPQPQVQTGPIEEWFNLEPTGQIQLQLAFNKTNANSRPVDLGLGRKGAVRQRKEEVHEMYGHKFVQHQFYNIMRCALCGDFLKYSAGMQCEDCKYTCHTKCYSSVVTKCISKSNAETDPDEEKINHRIPHRFNPYSNMTANWCCHCGYILPFGKKNCRKCSECNLTAHAQCVHLVPDFCGMSMAVANQILDGIRSQKQRQAKVSSLTEKTLRQGKSSPTSTHSPAPSYSSSSAPPYQPGPASPEATEAAKVMYSNQTTPRPGHPDRTSSSSTAAAAASAAMSGGPGGAQRQQSDYGRYSGGYDQQQEDPYAQGGQYGAGQQRKYNPADYANVNPSYGGQPPAQAQRPVQQQPAAQQPPPQQPLPPVPQHQPQQQQAGYQQPSVPAHQPQSPEAMSPKQQSASGGNKAPLPLATDPGTGQRIGLDHFNFLAVLGKGNFGKVMLAETKRSRKLYAIKVLKKEFIIENDEVESIRSEKRVFLVANRGRHPFLTNLHACFQTETRVYFVMEYVSGGDLMLHIQRGQFGTKRAQFYAAEVCLALKYFHENGVIYRDLKLDNILLSLDGHVKIGDYGLCKEDMWYGSTTSTFCGTPEFMAPEILLDKKYGRAVDWWAFGVLIYQMLLQQSPFRGEDEDEIYDAILADEPLYPIHMPRDSVSILQKLLTREPDQRLGSGPTDAQEIMSQPFFRNINWDDIYHKRVQPPFMPQIKSATDTSNFDSEFTSVTPVLTPVQSVLSQAMQEEFRGFSYTADFD; translated from the exons ATgaatgacgatgatgcgaTCCATAGCATCCACAAGAAGATCGAGCGCGAGAAGGCTCTCATCAACGCTGCCAATTCCATGAGAGCACAGACCAACAATGAAGCCGTCAGATCTCGTCTCGACTCACAAATGCGAGATGGTCGTCGCAATCTGCAGTTCTTTGAAGAGAAGCTGCGCGACATCCAGATGCGACGTGTGAACGCCGGTGTTGGCGACATGTCCCTTGGAGGACCTTCTGACGAGGCCGGCGGTCCTCCTGCACCACCTCCCAAGGATTCCCGAGAAGATAGAGGTTCTGATCTCATGCCTCCCCGCCATCCTTATGCTCCAGGTCCTCCTGGTGGCACGGCTCTTCCGAAGCCACGTCAAAATTTCACCAAGTTAG ATTTGATCAAATATGATACACCGCATCTGGGACCCCGCATCCAGCTCATGTTGTCGCAGATTCAATTCAAGCTAAACGTCGAAGAACAATATCTGAAGGGTATCGAAAAGATGGTTCAGCTTTACGGTATGGAGGGAGACCGCAAAAGTAAGGCTGACGCGGCTGCCCGAAAAGTCGAAAGCAAGCAGAAGATTATACTGTTGAAGCAGGCACTCAAGAGATATGAAGAACTACACATCGATGCGGATGTTGCCGACGCCCAAGATGGTGAGTTGGCACTGCAGCATTTCCTACTTCGACGACATATTGACAAAGCAGCAGACGATTCAATCAACGCCCCTAATCTAAGGAAGCCCCTAAGCGGACAACTATCGATTCGTAtgctagctataaaggatgTAGACCACCTAGCAACTGGAAGGTTTACACGAGGACCTGAGACCTTTATTGccgtcaaggttgaggatacCGTGATGGCTCGTACAAAGGCGACCAGGAACGATCGCTGGGAAGCCGAATACCATACCATCGAAGTTGACAAGGCCAACGAAATCGAGCTGACGGTTTACGACAAACCTGCTGAGCATGCCATGCCCATTGCTATGCTCTGGGTCAGAATTTCTGATATTGTCGAGGAAATGCGTCGTAAGAGGATCGAGGCTGAGATGAACAGTTCTGGATGGGTTTCGGCCGATAGAATGGGCAGCACCGGTGGCGCCCCTTCACAGTTTCCCATGAGCCCGTCTTCAGGCTCTTTTGGACCAGGCTCCCCAGCAGGTGGCGGCGCGCAAGGAACAGAGACCGGTCCATTCGGGACTGCTGGTCCCCAGCCTCAAGTGCAAACTGGTCCAATTGAAGAATGGTTTAACCTGGAGCCTACTGGACAGATTCAACTCCAGTTGGCATTCAACAAGACTAACGCGAACAGCCGCCCCGTCGACCTCGGTCTTGGCCGAAAGGGAGCTGTACGTCAACGCAAGGAAGAGGTTCACGAGATGTACGGACACAAGTTCGTACAGCACCAGTTCTACAACATCATGCGTTGTGCGCTTTGCGGAGATTTCCTCAAGTACTCTGCAGGCATGCAGTGTGAGGATTGCAAGTACACTTGTCATACAAAGTGTTATTCCAGTGTGGTTACGAAGTGTATCAGCAAGAGTAACGCTGAGACCGATCCtgacgaggagaagatcaaccATCGTATTCCGCACAGATTCAATCCTTATTCCAACATGACAGCAAACTGGTGCTGTCACTGTGGTTACATTCTGCCTTTTGGCAAGAAGAACTGCAGAAAGTGCTCAG AATGCAATCTTACTGCACACGCCCAGTGTGTTCACCTTGTTCCTGACTTCTGTGGCATGTCTATGGCTGTTGCCAATCAGATATTGGATGGGATAAGATCACAGAAACAGAGACAGGCAAAGGTCTCTTCACTAACAGAAAAGACTCTCCGGCAAGGAAAATCGAGCCCTACCAGTACTCACTCCCCGGCACCATCCTATTCCAGCTCGTCCGCACCTCCCTATCAGCCAGGACCTGCCTCACCTGAGGCAACTGAAGCTGCTAAGGTTATGTACTCGAACCAGACAACACCACGACCTGGCCATCCCGACCGAACTTCATCCAGCTCAacggcggcagcggcagcctCTGCGGCCATGTCTGGAGGACCTGGAGGGGCCCAGAGACAACAATCTGATTATGGACGTTACAGTGGAGGGTAtgaccagcaacaagaggATCCCTACGCTCAAGGGGGCCAATACGGCGCGGGTCAGCAGCGCAAGTACAACCCGGCTGACTACGCCAACGTCAACCCTAGCTATGGAGGACAACCGCCTGCTCAGGCTCAGCGACCAGTGCAACAGCAGCCAGCTGCACAACAGCCTCCTCCCCAGCAACCGCTGCCTCCGGTGCCACAAcaccagcctcagcagcaacaagctgGTTACCAGCAACCATCAGTACCAGCACACCAACCCCAGTCACCGGAAGCAATGTCTCCTAAGCAGCAGTCTGCATCTGGTGGAAATAAGGCACCACTACCTTTGGCTACAGACCCAGGTACTGGTCAACGAATCGGACTTGACCATTTCAACTTCCTGGCTGTGCTGGGTAAGGGTAACTTCGGCAAGGTCATGCTTGCTGAAACAAAGCGATCTCGCAAGCTCTATGCTATCAAGGTGCTCAAGAAAGAGTTCATCATCGAAAATGATGAAGTAGAGAGCATCCGCTCTGAGAAGCGTGTGTTCCTGGTTGCCAACCGAGGTAGGCACCCATTCCTCACCAACCTGCACGCATGCTTCCAGACCGAGACCCGTGTGTACTTCGTAATGGAGTATGTTAGCGGTGGTGATCTGATGTTGCACATTCAGCGAGGTCAATTCGGCACCAAGCGTGCCCAATTCTACGCCGCAGAGGTGTGCTTGGCCCTCAAGTACTTCCATGAGAACGGTGTCATCTACCGTGATCTGAAGCTTGACAACATTCTGCTGTCACTCGACGGTCATGTCAAGATTGGTGATTATGGCCTGTGCAAGGAGGATATGTGGTATGGTTCAACAACTAGTACTTTCTGTGGTACTCCCGAGTTTATGGCTCCCGAA ATTCTTCTCGATAAGAAGTACGGTCGTGCTGTCGACTGGTGGGCATTTGGTGTCCTGATCTACCAGATGCTTCTCCAACAATCACCTTTCCgtggagaagatgaggatgaaattTACGATGCCATTCTCGCGGATGAACCACTTTATCCTATTCACATGCCTCGGGACTCAGTCTCTATTCTCCAGAAGCTGCTCACTCGTGAGCCTGACCAGCGACTTGGAAGCGGCCCTACTGATGCCCAGGAGATAATGAGCCAGCCATTCTTCCGCAACATCAACTGGGATGACATCTACCACAAGAGAGTGCAGCCTCCTTTCATGCCTCAAATTAAGAGTGCTACTGATACCAGTAACTTTGACTCGGAGTTCACCAGCGTTACTCCCGTGTTGACCCCAGTCCAGTCTG TTTTATCACAAGCCATGCAAGAAGAATTCCGAGGCTTCTCCTACACAGCTGATTTTGATTAA
- a CDS encoding probable acyl-CoA dehydrogenase short-branched chain precursor: MSSSFTRVVRPALQGGRGLTQRIATRATAPRTLTRINLNTARPLSTTSIRRNEQIDISEIPPTPITHLSEIEAAMADTVSKFSTDVILPRARDMDEAEEMDPAVVEQLFEQGLMGIEIPEEYGGAGMNFTSAIIAIEELARADPSVSVLVDVHNTLCNTAIIKYASTAIKKKWLPRLATNTVASFCLSEPVSGSDAFAMATRATETADGFKISGSKMWITNSKEAEFFIVFANLDPSKGYKGITAFIVEKGTKGFSIAKKEKKLGIRASSTCVINFDDVVIPKENLLGERGHGYKYAIALLNEGRIGIAAQMTGLALGAFENAARYVWNDRKQFGSLVGEFQGMQHQLAQAYTEITAARALVYTAARKKEAGEDFGSAIEWMGGMGFVREGLAEKYFRDSKIGAIYEGTSNIQLNTIAKLLQKEYTS, translated from the exons ATGTCTTCGTCATTTACTCGAGTGGTGCGCCCTGCTCTACAAGGTGGTCGAGGTCTCACACAGCGCATTGCCACACGAGCCACCGCTCCCCGAACGTTGACGAGAATAAACCT CAACACTGCTCGTCCTCTATCTACAACATCCATCCGCCGCAATGAGCAAATCGACATCTCCGAGATCCCTCCTACACCCATCACTCACCTCTCCGAGATCGAGGCTGCCATGGCCGACACCGTCTCCAAGTTCTCTACAGATGTGATTCTTCCTCGTGCGCGTGACATggacgaggctgaggagatggaccCCGCTGTTGTTGAGCAGCTGTTCGAGCAGGGTCTCATGGGTATTGAGATCCCCGAGGAGTACGGAGGTGCCGGCATGAACTTCACTTCCGCCATTATCGCCATTGAGGAGCTTGCCCGTGCAGACCCCTCCGTTTCCGTCCTGGTTGATGTGCACAACACCCTCTGCAACACAGCTATCATCAAGTACGCCTCCACTGCTATTAAGAAGAAGTGGCTCCCTCGCCTTGCGACCAACACCGTTGCGTCTTTCTGTCTCTCTGAGCCTGTCTCTGGTTCCGACGCTTTTGCCATGGCCACAAGAGCTACTGAGACCGCCGACGGTTTCAAGATCTCAGGTAGCAAGATGTGGATTACAAACTCCAAGGAAGCCGAATTCTTCATTGTCTTTGCCAACCTCGACCCCAGCAAGGGCTACAAGGGAATCACTGCCTTCATCGTCGAGAAGGGCACCAAGGGTTTCTCTATTgctaagaaggagaagaagctcggcATTCGCGCCTCAAGCACATGCGTCATTAACTTCGACGACGTTGTGATCCCCAAGGAGAACCTCCTCGGTGAGCGTGGCCACGGTTACAAGTACGCCATTGCCCTTCTCAACGAGGGCCGAATTGGTATCGCTGCCCAGATGACCGGCCTGGCTCTCGGTGCTTTTGAGAACGCTGCTCGCTACGTCTGGAACGACCGCAAGCAGTTCGGCTCTCTTGTTGGTGAGTTCCAGGGCATGCAGCACCAGCTCGCCCAGGCCTACACCGAAATCACTGCCGCTCGCGCTCTCGTCTACACTGCTGCTcgcaagaaggaggctggcGAGGACTTTG GTTCCGCCATCGAGTGGATGGGTGGCATGGGCTTTGTCCGCGAGGGTCTTGCTGAGAAGTACTTCCGTGACAGCAAGATCGGTGCCATTTATGAGGGTACCAGCAACATCCA ACTTAACACTATTGCCAAGCTCCTGCAGAAGGAGTACACATCGTAG
- a CDS encoding probable ribosomal protein S12, with product MVGSILRQFFSPATRRPITTALSTPPSRLIRPSLRTFTTSAPHAFAPTTARPATLNQVLRGIRKGKRARHAVSPALSNTNCPALKGVCLRVGVVRPKKPNSGERKTARVKLSTGAVVTAYIPGEGHNIQQHSVVLVRGGRAQDCPGVRYHLVRGALDLGGVASRTTSRSKYGTKKPKKATVG from the exons ATGGTCGGCTCCATCCTCCGCCAGTTCTTTTCCCCGGCGACACGCCGTCCCATTACCACAGccctctcaacaccaccaagtCGGCTGATCCGACCAAGCCTCCGAACATTCACGACCTCAGCACCCCACGCATTCGCTCCCACAACAGCTCGTCCAGCGACATTGAACCAAGTCCTTCGCGGTATCCGAAAGGGCAAGCGCGCACGTCACGCTGTCTCTCCTGCTCTGTCCAACACAAACTGTCCCGCTCTCAAGGGTGTCTGTCTCCGCGTTGGTGTTGTTCGACCCAAGAAGCCCAACTCTGGTGAGCGAAAAACCGCTCGTGTGAAGCTTTCCACTGGCGCTGTTGTCACGGCGTATATTCCTGGCGAGGGACACAATATTCAGCAGCATAGTGTTGTGTTAGTGCGAGGTGGACGTGCACAGGATTGTCCTGGTGTGAGATACCATCTTGTTCGAGGAGCTCTGGATCTG GGTGGTGTTGCGAGCCGAACAACAAGTCGAAGCAAGTACGGCActaagaagccaaagaaggcCACAGTTGGTTAA
- a CDS encoding probable mannosyltransferase involved in N-linked and O-linked glycosylation yields the protein MAAGHTRYVRYIALALFTLTMFYFFSNSKIDTIPVPGSVGNFPGGPGSPSNQQQAPGTIPKSPDAGNNVNFPGQQAPVAEEGDTALTKDDAPAQKPAGDAPAVPAPQTPKEGPASGELAEAPLAMSPNDPGWSNLQGTAPGPRMNATFVTLARNQDVWEIAESIRQVEDRFNRRYNYDWVFLNDKPFDEQFKKVTTSLCSGKTHYGLIPEEHWSFPEWIDQEKARKVREDMHERKIIYGDSISYRHMCRFESGFFFRQELMMNYEYYWRVEPSVKLFCDIHYDPFRVMHENNKKYSFVLSLYEYIDTIPTLWASTKKFMQNHPEHISSDNSMRFLSDDGGENYNKCHFWSNFEVGSLSWLRSKPYLDFFESLDKDGGFFYERWGDAPVHSIAAGLLLKKEQIHFFEDIAYYHVPFTHCPTDEQRRLDLRCHCNPDNNFDWKGYSCTSRFFELNGMEKPKGYEKQQ from the exons ATGGCTGCCGGTCATACGCGCTACGTGCGCTATATTGCGCTCGCGCTTTTC ACGCTCACTATGTtttacttcttctccaatTCCAAGATCGATACCATCCCCGTTCCTGGCAGTGTCGGTAACTTCCCAGGCGGTCCTGGAAGCCCCAGCAACCAGCAGCAAGCTCCTGGCACCATCCCTAAATCCCCTGATGCCGGTAACAACGTCAACTTCCCCGGTCAGCAGGCACCTGTCGCTGAGGAGGGAGACACTGCCCTCACCAAGGACGACGCTCCCGCTCAGAAGCCCGCTGGCGATGCCCCCGCTGTTCCTGCTCCTCAGACTCCCAAGGAGGGCCCTGCTTCGGGCGAGCTTGCTGAGGCTCCTCTGGCCATGTCCCCCAACGACCCTGGCTGGAGCAACCTCCAGGGTACTGCTCCCGGTCCCCGTATGAACGCTACATTTGTCACTCTTGCTCGAAACCAGGACGTCTGGGAGATTGCCGAGTCCATTCGACAGGTCGAGGATCGTTTCAACCGCCGATACAACTACGACTGGgtcttcctcaacgacaaGCCCTTCGATGAGCAATTCAAGAAGGTCACCACCTCTCTCTGCTCTGGTAAGACTCACTATGGTCTGATTCCCGAGGAGCACTGGTCTTTCCCTGAGTGGATTGACCAGGAGAAGGCCCGCAAGGTCCGTGAGGATATGCACGAGCGAAAGATTATCTATGGTGATTCCATCAGCTACCGTCACATGTGCCGATTCGAGTCTGGTTTCTTCTTCCGACAGGAACTCATGATGAACTACGAGTACTACTGGCGTGTTGAGCCCTCCGTCAAGCTCTTCTGCGACATCCACTACGACCCTTTCCGTGTCATGCATGAGAACAACAAGAAGTACAGTTTCGTTCTCTCTCTTTACGAGTACATCGACACCATTCCTACCCTCTGGGCTAGCACCAAGAAGTTCATGCAGAATCACCCCGAGCATATCTCTTCCGACAACTCTATGCGCTTCCTCAGTGATGACGGTGGTGAGAACTACAACAAGTGCCATTTC TGGTCCAACTTTGAGGTTGGTAGCTTGTCCTGGCTCCGCAGCAAGCCTTATCTCGATTTCTTCGAGTCTCTTGACAAGGACGGTGGTTTCTTCTACGAGCGATGGGGTGATGCTCCTGTCCACTCTATTGCAGCTGGTCTTCTCCTTAAGAAGGAGCAGATTCACTTCTTCGAGGATATCGCCTACTACCACGTTCCTTTCACTCACTGCCCCACCGACGAGCAGCGACGTCTGGATCTCCGTTGCCACTGCAACCCTGATAACAACTTTGACTGGAAGGGTTACTCTT GCACTTCTCGATTCTTCGAGCTCAACGGCATGGAGAAGCCCAAGGGTTACGAGAAGCAGCAGTAG